From bacterium, the proteins below share one genomic window:
- the grpE gene encoding nucleotide exchange factor GrpE has protein sequence MAQEKKGPVTQLKEQFDEKSAACKNLQEEYLRAVADFDNLRKRTERDSEVSRRLALEAFVLDLVPVLDNFERALQTAGEGAGAESLKKGIDLIHRQLRETLCKHGVEEYSCAGTQFDPRRAEAISFVHTEEQEPGTVVSEICKGYACGERVLRPARVVVAKAGRTNQNSETRDQNSERRDSEGATRKPSGAGQEPEAEAAEIEGSVSESNG, from the coding sequence ATGGCACAAGAAAAGAAAGGTCCGGTCACCCAACTCAAGGAGCAGTTTGACGAGAAGTCGGCTGCGTGTAAGAATCTGCAGGAAGAGTACTTACGGGCAGTTGCTGACTTCGACAATCTTCGGAAGCGAACCGAGCGCGACAGCGAGGTTAGTCGGAGGCTGGCGCTGGAGGCGTTTGTTCTGGACCTTGTGCCCGTGTTGGACAACTTCGAGCGGGCATTGCAGACTGCGGGCGAGGGCGCAGGCGCGGAGAGCCTGAAGAAAGGTATCGACCTGATTCACCGTCAGTTGCGTGAGACGCTCTGCAAGCACGGAGTGGAGGAGTATAGCTGCGCGGGGACACAATTCGACCCGCGCCGGGCTGAGGCCATCAGCTTCGTTCACACCGAAGAGCAGGAACCGGGAACGGTCGTGAGCGAGATCTGCAAGGGGTACGCATGTGGAGAGCGAGTGCTGAGGCCGGCGAGAGTGGTGGTTGCTAAGGCGGGCCGGACAAATCAGAATTCAGAGACCAGAGACCAGAATTCAGAACGTCGGGACTCCGAAGGTGCAACCAGGAAGCCGAGTGGCGCGGGGCAAGAACCGGAAGCGGAGGCGGCGGAAATCGAGGGGTCGGTTAGCGAGTCTAATGGTTAA
- a CDS encoding SdpI family protein — MTKGEIAGLVILALSVALAAVFYPRMPAQMADHWNAAGEVNGYMPRLPSLLISPAIIALTWLVFFAIPRIDPLKKNILQFRGIYDWLIVVVLLFILGIGVQVILWNLQVRVSPNQTLPVAFGLLCIFMGQLLGRAKRNYFVGIRTPWTLASDVVWEKTHRLGRWLFTVAGGVSMLGVFFGRYALPFILAPALATAAVLVLYSYIVYSRLPAN, encoded by the coding sequence ATGACCAAAGGTGAAATCGCAGGTCTGGTGATACTGGCGCTTTCGGTTGCGCTGGCGGCTGTCTTCTACCCGAGGATGCCGGCACAGATGGCCGACCACTGGAATGCGGCCGGCGAGGTAAACGGCTACATGCCGCGCCTGCCGAGCCTGCTGATATCGCCGGCCATCATCGCCTTGACGTGGCTCGTTTTCTTCGCGATTCCCCGCATCGACCCGCTGAAGAAGAACATCCTTCAGTTCCGCGGCATCTATGACTGGCTGATTGTGGTAGTGCTGCTGTTCATCCTGGGCATTGGTGTGCAGGTGATTCTGTGGAACCTGCAGGTGCGGGTCTCGCCGAACCAGACTCTGCCGGTGGCATTCGGGTTGCTGTGCATCTTCATGGGCCAGTTGCTGGGCAGGGCAAAGCGGAACTACTTTGTCGGCATCAGGACGCCATGGACCCTGGCCAGCGACGTCGTGTGGGAGAAGACCCATCGCCTGGGCCGCTGGCTGTTTACGGTCGCCGGCGGCGTGAGCATGCTGGGCGTCTTCTTCGGCCGTTACGCGCTGCCCTTCATACTCGCGCCCGCGCTGGCCACTGCCGCTGTCCTCGTGCTCTATTCTTATATCGTATACTCCCGGCTTCCGGCGAACTGA
- a CDS encoding FlgD immunoglobulin-like domain containing protein: MNRYLVAAVVAAGLMAGAVRAQYLEAKIPLGFHMFEPCALAYDSTDNEVFCAGDGSANVTVIDGATGHYLLTVPVDSAPEALCWNSQNDRAYCANNARGTVTVIDGATNSSVAAVPVGTQPDALCYNPRSNRVYCANNGYPGTVTVIDGGTNSVITTVTTGMAPWALCCNPQDNKVYCANYSDDNVTIIDGTTNAVLATPATGTHPCALCYNAADDKVYAANGDGGSVTVIDGASNAVITTVTVGTDPCALCWNSVDDKVYAANEVTSTVTIIGGASNAVLATVGVGATPRALCYNAGDDKVYCANGDGSSVSVIGGASNAVVATPTAGTAPWALCYNPQRGHVYCANHGSMSLTVLDGGSNQVFTTVASDSMPSSLCYDPARVRVYCANQGSNTVTVVDCATNRATATVPVGAEPYGLCLNPQDSKVYCCNFTGNSVTVIDAVSNQVITTLAAGTGCLSLCYNPHDDKVYCAANGSNQVAVIDGAANTIITRVPVGHYPGSLLYNPQHNKIYCTNWDDMNVSVIDGASNAVITTIPLGASSGADVYNPHDDKVYFAGYDSSNVTIVDGDSDEIITRVATGTRPMGLEYNPQDNKVYCANEMSNTVSVIGGTSNAVIRTLTTGDYPVSLAYNPVDNKVFCAVEGAGNINVIDGATDSMLGYIFVGEAPTNAVCDPVHDRVYVANTWSHNIAVIRDSALGIEDRPARAAQTGRLEVRPNPFRTRTAISLQLTASGPADLAICDAAGRRVRSLPAVSRRLSAVGSFSWDGTDDSGRSLPPGVYFVTLTVDGFTTSQKLVMEK, encoded by the coding sequence ATGAACCGATATCTTGTCGCGGCTGTGGTCGCAGCCGGCCTGATGGCCGGGGCGGTGAGGGCGCAGTATCTCGAGGCGAAGATTCCCCTCGGTTTCCATATGTTCGAGCCCTGCGCGCTGGCGTATGACTCGACCGACAACGAAGTCTTCTGCGCCGGCGACGGCAGCGCGAACGTGACGGTGATCGATGGCGCGACCGGCCACTATCTCCTGACCGTTCCGGTCGACTCTGCGCCCGAGGCGTTGTGCTGGAACTCGCAGAACGACCGCGCCTATTGTGCGAACAACGCTCGCGGCACCGTGACCGTTATCGACGGCGCGACGAACTCGTCGGTTGCAGCCGTGCCGGTCGGCACCCAGCCCGACGCGCTCTGCTATAACCCGCGGAGCAACAGGGTCTACTGCGCGAATAACGGCTATCCCGGAACGGTAACGGTGATTGACGGCGGGACCAACTCAGTCATCACGACCGTCACGACCGGGATGGCGCCCTGGGCCCTGTGCTGCAACCCGCAGGACAACAAGGTCTATTGCGCGAACTACAGCGACGACAATGTGACGATAATCGACGGCACCACCAATGCGGTCCTCGCGACGCCGGCGACCGGCACCCATCCCTGCGCGCTTTGCTACAACGCTGCCGATGACAAGGTCTACGCCGCGAACGGCGACGGCGGCAGTGTGACCGTGATTGACGGGGCCTCGAACGCAGTGATCACGACGGTCACGGTCGGCACCGATCCCTGCGCGCTTTGCTGGAACTCGGTGGACGACAAGGTCTATGCCGCGAATGAAGTCACCTCGACCGTGACGATCATCGGCGGGGCCTCGAACGCAGTGCTCGCGACGGTCGGGGTGGGAGCGACGCCGCGAGCCTTGTGCTACAACGCCGGGGACGACAAAGTCTACTGTGCGAACGGTGACGGCAGCAGCGTCTCGGTGATTGGGGGGGCCTCAAACGCCGTGGTAGCGACGCCCACGGCTGGGACGGCACCTTGGGCCCTGTGCTACAATCCCCAGCGCGGCCACGTCTATTGCGCGAACCACGGGAGCATGAGCCTGACCGTGCTCGACGGCGGCTCAAACCAGGTTTTCACGACGGTGGCGTCCGACTCCATGCCCTCTTCCCTGTGCTACGACCCCGCGCGCGTCCGGGTCTACTGCGCGAACCAGGGGAGCAACACCGTGACGGTAGTCGACTGCGCCACCAACCGGGCGACTGCGACCGTTCCTGTCGGCGCGGAGCCCTACGGGCTGTGTCTGAACCCGCAGGACAGCAAGGTCTACTGCTGCAACTTCACCGGCAACAGCGTGACGGTCATTGACGCCGTGTCGAATCAGGTCATCACGACGCTGGCGGCCGGGACCGGATGCCTCAGCCTCTGCTACAACCCGCACGACGACAAGGTCTACTGCGCGGCCAACGGCAGCAACCAGGTTGCGGTGATTGACGGCGCGGCGAACACCATTATCACCCGCGTGCCGGTCGGGCATTATCCCGGCTCGCTGCTCTACAACCCGCAGCACAACAAGATCTACTGCACCAACTGGGACGACATGAACGTGAGCGTTATCGACGGCGCATCGAACGCGGTCATCACGACTATCCCGCTCGGCGCGTCAAGCGGCGCCGACGTCTACAACCCGCACGACGACAAGGTCTACTTCGCCGGTTACGACAGCAGCAACGTGACAATCGTGGACGGCGATTCGGATGAGATCATCACGCGCGTGGCCACCGGCACGCGACCGATGGGCCTGGAATACAACCCGCAGGATAACAAAGTCTACTGCGCGAACGAGATGAGTAATACGGTCAGCGTGATTGGCGGGACGTCGAATGCGGTGATCCGCACTCTCACGACCGGCGACTACCCGGTTTCCCTCGCGTACAACCCGGTCGACAATAAGGTCTTCTGCGCGGTTGAAGGCGCGGGCAACATCAACGTGATTGATGGCGCCACCGACTCCATGCTTGGGTATATCTTTGTCGGCGAGGCCCCGACCAACGCGGTCTGCGACCCGGTCCACGATCGCGTGTACGTGGCCAACACGTGGTCCCACAACATCGCCGTAATCCGCGACTCGGCGTTGGGAATCGAAGACCGTCCTGCCCGGGCCGCGCAGACCGGGCGGCTCGAAGTCCGGCCCAATCCGTTCCGCACAAGGACGGCTATCAGCTTGCAGCTTACGGCTAGCGGCCCGGCGGATCTGGCAATATGTGATGCCGCCGGACGTCGCGTTCGTTCCCTCCCGGCCGTTAGCCGTAGGCTGTCGGCGGTTGGCTCATTCTCCTGGGACGGCACCGACGACTCCGGCCGATCCCTGCCGCCCGGCGTCTACTTTGTCACCCTCACCGTGGACGGCTTCACGACCTCGCAGAAGCTCGTCATGGAAAAGTAG
- a CDS encoding ABC transporter permease: MFTNLVRGFNKAYVLAEMEARKLIHDPTELISRAIQPILWLGIFGEALSKTRAIPTPGLTYLQFIAPGILTQSVVFVAIFYGLYIIMDRDTGTLQKLLVTPTPRLALVWGKMISAGLRGLSQALVVFLFTLILGIRLRITPVSILGVIILVMLGASFFAGLSMIIASIVKTRERFMGIGQVITLPLFFASNAIYPIAIMPTWLRVAATVNPLSYMVDGLRTLMFYGGTRGVGSDIGILALVSLLISVLSAWFYPRVAI; this comes from the coding sequence ATGTTCACCAACCTTGTTCGGGGATTCAACAAGGCTTACGTGCTCGCCGAGATGGAAGCTCGGAAGCTCATCCATGACCCCACCGAGCTCATCTCCCGTGCCATCCAGCCGATTCTGTGGCTGGGTATCTTCGGCGAGGCGCTGAGCAAGACTCGAGCGATACCGACGCCGGGATTGACCTATCTCCAGTTCATCGCGCCCGGCATTCTGACCCAGTCCGTCGTGTTCGTTGCCATCTTCTACGGTCTGTACATCATAATGGACCGCGACACCGGCACGTTGCAGAAACTCCTGGTCACGCCGACGCCGCGCCTCGCCCTGGTCTGGGGTAAGATGATATCCGCCGGGCTCAGGGGCCTCAGCCAGGCGCTGGTGGTATTCCTCTTCACCCTCATCCTCGGCATCCGGCTGCGCATCACCCCCGTGTCCATCCTCGGGGTAATCATCCTGGTGATGCTCGGCGCGAGCTTCTTCGCCGGCCTCTCCATGATTATCGCCTCGATTGTGAAGACCCGGGAGCGATTCATGGGCATCGGTCAGGTGATCACTTTGCCGCTGTTCTTTGCCTCGAACGCGATTTACCCGATAGCAATCATGCCGACCTGGCTGCGCGTGGCGGCAACCGTGAACCCGTTGAGCTACATGGTCGACGGATTGCGGACGCTGATGTTTTACGGCGGCACCCGGGGAGTTGGCTCCGACATCGGCATACTTGCCCTGGTGTCGCTGCTCATATCAGTTCTCAGCGCATGGTTCTATCCGAGAGTGGCGATCTAG
- a CDS encoding ATP-binding cassette domain-containing protein, which produces MNIIHAENLTKRFKKFTAVDHLSFDVSSGEVFGFLGPNGAGKSTTIKMLITLIAPTSGTASIDGHDIVHRASAVRRAIGYVPQMISVDGTLTAYENLMLMARLYDIPRAERKERVREMLAFLKLEEHTDALVRTFSGGMIRKMEVGQAMLHHPKVLLLDEPTTGLDPVARQDVWEHLFELRERFGTTVFFSTHNMEEADEVSDRLVVMNRGKIAALGTAAELKARTGKPDATLEEAFVFITGNKLQESGNLREVRRVRQTQRRLR; this is translated from the coding sequence ATGAACATCATTCACGCCGAGAATCTGACCAAGCGGTTCAAGAAGTTCACTGCCGTCGACCATTTGTCCTTCGATGTCTCGAGTGGAGAGGTCTTCGGATTCCTGGGCCCGAACGGCGCCGGGAAGTCAACCACCATCAAGATGCTCATCACGCTCATCGCTCCGACGAGCGGCACGGCATCGATCGACGGGCACGATATCGTCCACCGGGCTTCGGCGGTCCGGAGGGCCATCGGCTACGTGCCGCAGATGATATCGGTCGACGGCACCCTCACCGCCTACGAGAACCTGATGCTGATGGCGCGGCTCTACGACATTCCCCGGGCCGAGCGGAAGGAACGCGTGCGGGAAATGCTCGCGTTTCTGAAGCTGGAGGAGCATACCGACGCGCTGGTGCGCACGTTTTCGGGCGGCATGATTCGCAAGATGGAGGTTGGACAGGCCATGCTTCACCACCCCAAGGTTCTCTTGCTGGACGAGCCGACAACCGGGCTCGACCCAGTGGCACGACAGGACGTCTGGGAGCACCTGTTTGAACTGCGGGAGCGGTTCGGCACCACGGTCTTCTTCTCCACCCACAATATGGAGGAGGCGGATGAGGTCAGCGACCGCCTGGTGGTGATGAACCGGGGGAAGATCGCCGCGCTGGGTACGGCCGCAGAATTGAAAGCCAGGACCGGGAAACCCGATGCGACGCTCGAGGAGGCCTTCGTCTTCATCACCGGCAACAAGCTGCAGGAGTCAGGGAACCTCCGGGAAGTCCGCCGGGTGAGGCAGACCCAGCGGCGGCTCCGCTAG
- a CDS encoding DUF2442 domain-containing protein — protein MHRIISARALPEYRLDLRFEDGVEGEIDLAPLVGKGVFAVWKDPAEFQKVFIDPESHTVAWPGDIDLCPESLYADVVAAAPALARDKPGTGKGR, from the coding sequence ATGCACCGTATTATCTCTGCCCGAGCGTTACCTGAATACCGGCTCGACCTGCGCTTCGAGGACGGAGTCGAGGGCGAGATTGACCTCGCCCCGCTGGTGGGCAAGGGTGTGTTTGCCGTCTGGAAAGACCCGGCGGAGTTCCAGAAGGTGTTCATTGACCCGGAAAGCCACACGGTTGCCTGGCCCGGCGACATCGACCTCTGCCCCGAGAGCCTGTACGCCGACGTCGTCGCAGCGGCGCCCGCCCTCGCCCGCGACAAACCCGGGACCGGCAAAGGCCGCTAG
- a CDS encoding putative toxin-antitoxin system toxin component, PIN family, producing the protein MGEEEEVTRLVLDTNVLVSVLLFRSEASALLDAWRGGRFRLAASEPILDEYARVLEYPKFRLGKHEAVAIMAEFVLPYCDRFRVPEGPRLCSDPDDDKFIHCALAAGAAALVTGDRALLALGPRCGQVHIISVSNARARYCH; encoded by the coding sequence GTGGGCGAGGAAGAAGAAGTAACGCGGCTGGTGCTCGACACCAACGTCCTGGTGTCGGTGCTGCTCTTCCGCTCCGAGGCATCGGCCCTGCTCGATGCCTGGCGCGGAGGCCGATTCCGACTCGCGGCGAGCGAACCGATTCTCGACGAGTACGCGCGGGTGCTGGAGTACCCGAAGTTCCGGCTGGGCAAACACGAGGCCGTCGCCATCATGGCGGAGTTCGTCCTGCCCTACTGCGACCGATTCCGGGTCCCGGAAGGCCCTCGCCTCTGCTCTGACCCGGACGATGACAAATTCATACACTGCGCGCTCGCGGCCGGTGCCGCCGCGCTGGTAACTGGCGACCGGGCTTTGCTCGCGCTCGGTCCTCGCTGCGGGCAAGTACACATCATCTCGGTCTCCAACGCCCGCGCCCGCTACTGTCACTGA
- a CDS encoding AbrB/MazE/SpoVT family DNA-binding domain-containing protein, translating into MLTKKTTKNQLTIPKALLDRLPTTDYFDAEVVCDALVLRPVQIVPAVDIDRVRDRLEQEGIRPGEVTRAVRWARKKK; encoded by the coding sequence TTGTTGACCAAGAAGACGACAAAGAACCAACTCACCATACCCAAGGCGTTGCTCGACCGCCTGCCGACGACCGACTACTTCGACGCCGAGGTAGTGTGCGATGCACTGGTCCTGCGGCCGGTGCAGATCGTGCCCGCCGTCGACATAGACCGGGTGCGCGACCGGCTTGAGCAGGAAGGAATCAGACCGGGTGAGGTTACACGGGCGGTTCGGTGGGCGAGGAAGAAGAAGTAA
- a CDS encoding 4Fe-4S dicluster domain-containing protein: MCNFCAQHGEGKRWYANAQNYAMDLESDLARRGFIVDFIRNFEANRRTANAGLAALRFVPRPARKHFTRKPEVAAQKHHFGQPVPLEECAPLFDIATNITRLPCVCRGAMQPHSDAESCCIVMTVNKHDTLLAEGFRDYSGGPASQGFERLTKDQAVAYLRNAEERGLCHTAWTFITPFIAAICNCDLPSGCMAMKIQLKGGVRIMWKGEDVIRRNEELCTGCRRCIKRCPFGAISAAPRQNGVIVDRRKCWGCGICRTACAPGALSLEPRASSTDVAAVW; the protein is encoded by the coding sequence ATGTGTAACTTCTGCGCCCAGCACGGCGAGGGCAAGCGCTGGTATGCGAATGCCCAAAACTACGCCATGGACCTCGAGTCGGACCTCGCCCGCCGCGGGTTCATCGTTGACTTCATCCGCAACTTCGAGGCCAACCGGCGCACGGCCAATGCCGGGCTCGCCGCGCTCCGCTTCGTCCCGCGTCCGGCTCGAAAGCACTTCACCCGCAAGCCCGAAGTCGCGGCGCAGAAGCATCACTTTGGCCAACCGGTCCCGCTCGAAGAGTGCGCGCCCCTCTTCGACATCGCCACGAACATCACCCGCCTGCCCTGCGTCTGCCGCGGCGCGATGCAGCCGCATTCCGACGCCGAGTCATGCTGCATCGTGATGACCGTGAACAAACACGACACGCTCCTCGCCGAGGGCTTTCGCGACTATTCCGGCGGCCCGGCCTCCCAGGGGTTCGAACGACTCACCAAAGACCAAGCTGTGGCGTACCTGCGAAACGCCGAAGAGCGCGGGCTTTGCCACACGGCTTGGACTTTCATCACCCCGTTCATCGCGGCCATCTGCAACTGCGACCTGCCCAGCGGGTGCATGGCGATGAAGATTCAGCTCAAGGGCGGCGTCCGCATCATGTGGAAAGGCGAAGACGTCATCCGCCGCAACGAAGAACTCTGCACCGGCTGCCGCCGCTGCATCAAACGCTGCCCGTTCGGGGCAATCAGCGCCGCCCCGCGTCAGAACGGCGTCATCGTGGACCGCAGGAAGTGCTGGGGTTGCGGCATCTGCCGCACCGCCTGCGCCCCCGGCGCCCTCTCCCTCGAACCCCGCGCCTCCTCCACCGACGTCGCTGCCGTCTGGTAG
- a CDS encoding PLD nuclease N-terminal domain-containing protein — MHTLGSTLAASSCGAALLPFIFLVGLFSVCALAFWVWMLVEVLTRETDEGNSRLIWALVIVFTHWVGALIYLLARRPERIRKLGK; from the coding sequence GTGCATACACTCGGTTCGACGCTTGCCGCCAGCTCGTGCGGAGCGGCCTTGCTGCCGTTCATCTTCCTTGTCGGCCTGTTCTCGGTCTGCGCGCTGGCCTTCTGGGTGTGGATGCTGGTCGAAGTCCTGACCCGCGAAACCGACGAGGGCAACAGCCGGCTCATCTGGGCACTCGTCATTGTGTTCACACACTGGGTTGGCGCGCTCATCTACCTGCTGGCCCGCCGTCCGGAACGTATCCGCAAGCTCGGCAAGTAG
- the hcp gene encoding hydroxylamine reductase translates to MFCYQCEQTAKGTGCTVQGVCGKDETCATLQDLLLYAVKGIAMYAHRARQLGKTHPEVNAFTVEALFATITNVDFDPARLENLLRHAAGMRLNAKRMYEDACHKAGKTPETLTGPADWTPAVGIKALVEQGRDKGILARHQQWGDDIADLHDLVLFGLKGAAAYTDHARVLGKEDDAVYAEFHRLLDLLASGTFTADQLLTEALNTGKLNYRATELLDAANTGAYGHPTPTKVRMTPVKGKAILVSGHDLKDLEEILKQTEGKAINVYTHGEMLPCHGYPKLNQYKHLVGHFGTAWQNQQTEFPQFPGAILMTTNCIQRPHKSYVDRIFTTGLVAWPGVTHISPDKDFTPVINAAQAAPGFAEDGEEKYITVGFGHDAVMSVAPKVIDLVKAGKIKHFFLIGGCDGVKASRNYYTEFAQKVPKDSVILTLACGKFKFNTLEFGDIEGIPRLLDIGQCNDSYSAIQIALALAKAFNTDVNSLPLSIILSWYEQKAVAVLLTLLSLGITNIRIGPSLPAFLTPNLVKILQDKLNIMPITTPDADLKAILG, encoded by the coding sequence ATGTTCTGCTACCAGTGCGAACAAACCGCCAAAGGCACCGGCTGCACAGTCCAAGGCGTCTGCGGCAAGGATGAGACCTGCGCGACCCTGCAGGACCTTCTTCTCTATGCGGTGAAGGGCATCGCCATGTACGCCCATCGCGCCCGGCAGCTCGGCAAGACCCACCCTGAGGTCAACGCCTTCACGGTCGAGGCCCTCTTCGCAACCATCACCAACGTCGACTTCGACCCGGCGCGTCTCGAAAACCTGCTCAGGCACGCTGCGGGGATGCGCCTCAATGCAAAGCGAATGTACGAGGACGCCTGCCATAAGGCCGGCAAGACGCCGGAAACACTGACCGGCCCGGCTGACTGGACCCCCGCAGTAGGCATCAAGGCGTTGGTCGAGCAGGGCCGCGACAAAGGCATCCTCGCCCGCCACCAACAATGGGGCGATGACATCGCGGACCTGCACGACCTGGTTCTATTCGGGCTCAAAGGCGCGGCCGCGTACACCGACCACGCGCGCGTGCTCGGCAAAGAAGACGACGCCGTCTACGCCGAGTTCCACCGACTCCTCGACCTGCTCGCTTCCGGAACATTCACTGCCGACCAGTTGCTCACCGAGGCCCTGAACACCGGCAAGCTCAACTACCGTGCTACCGAACTGCTCGACGCGGCCAACACTGGCGCCTACGGCCACCCGACACCAACCAAGGTGCGCATGACCCCGGTCAAAGGCAAGGCCATCCTCGTTTCCGGCCACGACCTCAAAGACCTTGAGGAAATCCTCAAGCAGACCGAGGGCAAGGCCATCAACGTCTACACCCACGGCGAGATGCTTCCCTGCCACGGCTATCCCAAGCTCAACCAGTACAAACACCTTGTCGGCCACTTCGGCACTGCCTGGCAGAACCAGCAGACCGAGTTCCCCCAGTTCCCGGGCGCGATCCTGATGACCACCAACTGCATCCAGCGGCCCCACAAGAGCTACGTCGACCGCATCTTCACGACCGGCCTCGTTGCCTGGCCCGGCGTCACCCATATCAGCCCGGACAAGGATTTCACACCGGTCATCAATGCTGCGCAGGCAGCACCGGGCTTTGCCGAAGACGGCGAAGAGAAGTACATCACGGTCGGCTTCGGCCACGATGCCGTGATGTCGGTTGCGCCCAAGGTGATTGACCTCGTCAAAGCCGGCAAGATAAAGCACTTCTTCCTCATCGGCGGCTGCGACGGCGTCAAGGCCAGTCGCAACTATTACACCGAGTTCGCCCAGAAGGTGCCCAAGGACTCGGTCATCCTCACCCTCGCCTGCGGCAAATTCAAGTTCAACACCCTCGAGTTCGGCGACATCGAAGGCATCCCGCGCCTGCTCGACATCGGTCAGTGCAATGACTCCTATTCGGCCATCCAGATTGCCCTCGCGCTCGCCAAGGCCTTCAACACGGACGTCAACTCGCTGCCCCTCTCTATCATTCTCTCCTGGTACGAACAGAAAGCGGTCGCGGTCCTGCTCACGCTCCTTTCCCTCGGCATCACCAACATCCGCATCGGACCCAGCCTCCCCGCCTTCCTCACCCCGAACCTCGTGAAGATACTGCAGGACAAGCTCAACATCATGCCGATTACCACGCCGGATGCGGACCTGAAAGCCATTCTCGGCTAG
- a CDS encoding cupin domain-containing protein, producing the protein MKPITVAESPVVPNPNGLDAHRLFASPLVEVVHIHLPAGHALVRHASPVDTLFYIITGTATIESDAGRVQAEAGTLVPHPKETFHRVRNETGNRLEFLVVKLPRPDRPPRMDE; encoded by the coding sequence GTGAAGCCTATCACCGTCGCTGAGTCGCCGGTCGTTCCCAACCCGAACGGCCTCGATGCTCACCGCCTTTTCGCTTCTCCCCTCGTCGAAGTGGTCCACATCCATCTGCCGGCCGGCCACGCGCTGGTGCGCCATGCCTCGCCGGTGGACACGCTCTTCTACATCATTACCGGGACCGCGACCATCGAGTCCGATGCCGGACGCGTACAGGCTGAAGCCGGCACGCTTGTACCCCATCCGAAAGAGACTTTTCACCGGGTGCGGAACGAAACCGGAAACCGGCTCGAGTTTCTCGTGGTCAAACTACCGAGGCCTGACCGGCCTCCGCGCATGGATGAATAG